The Etheostoma spectabile isolate EspeVRDwgs_2016 chromosome 24, UIUC_Espe_1.0, whole genome shotgun sequence genome contains a region encoding:
- the LOC116674246 gene encoding uncharacterized protein LOC116674246, whose translation MKKFCLCCVHTSSLLLCFSGDPEFFQRACSLISVRSGEEAEQFLSLLQLLGFSLLLTGELRRKTCRSVGTVVRLCGSDVNLILTPRKMSARGASLLFRRTTQLHSLKLSIDMALFMCRWVRRGTAACRLTIAELSLSSQTAQPSERVLLKVVSSLASLLRYWSVSRLDLTESCVPAQGLIPLLLHEGPLTIKLSEKVLQLLLSLLLEIQDEVLTCSFLSKVGGDLTSCCLNWELLHYLLQQSSAHTVTVNMRKNRFLQESFTRLLPFLDRIVFKRPGPSFVLTAIREIYKARASPVIPSLLRSLDDVINLTCREMDSEDFAALLFTLTHSDRVKLNLTWTFIPAGEIKSIVFMLDKVSHLSVDRNQLLMLIHCCAASEAQQGAAAGLLRTVQDRLDLSCSSSVDLDHQRDSLSLTAEDCRAVSTILTHSSGDTQLILQDCELEDSGLDLLFPVLHRVRLRASKDVLLRLVSLVPVDSERDSVRRAVSLRTALDGQLDLSHSTLDQRACGALALMLDYSDELTELDLSHCGLTDQLLLSLSAHLHKVHVLDLSHNNITDASVDMLLHLSIDPSTDTVRLFGNNIVDRSVFKEDKRFEMW comes from the exons ATGAAGAAG ttttgtctttgCTGTGTTCACACTTCCTCTTTGTTGCTGTGTTTCAGCGGTGATCCAGAGTTCTTCCAGAGAGCGTGTTCATTGATCTCTGTTAGATCCGGAGAGGAGGCCGAGCAGTTTCTCtccctgctgcagctgctgggcTTCAGCCTGCTGTTAACAGGAGAGTTACGCAGGAAAACCTGCCGGTCTGTGGGGACAGTTGTCAGACTTTGTGGCTCTGATGTAAATCTCATCCTCACACCAAGAAAGATGTCTGCCAGAGGAGCCTCCCTCCTCTTTAGACGTACAACACAACTCCACAGTCTGAA gCTTTCCATTGACATGGCCTTGTTCATGTGTCGATGGGTCAGAAGAGGGACAGCGGCCTGTCGGCTGACTATCGCAGagctttctctctcctctcagacAGCCCAACCATCAGAGAGAGTGTTGCTGAAGGTTGTCAGTAGTTTGGCTTCCCTGCTGAGATACTGGTCAGTCAGCCGGTTGGACCTGACGGAGTCCTGTGTTCCTGCTCAGGGTCTCATCCCTCTGCTGCTTCATGAGGGTCCTCTAACAATCAA ACTGAGTGAGAAGGTTTTGCAGCTGCTACTCTCCCTCCTCCTTGAAATCCAGGATGAGGTCTTGACCTGTTCCTTCTTGAGTAAGGTAGGTGGAGATCTGACGTCCTGCTGTCTGAACTGGGAGCTCCTCCACTATCTGCTGCAGCAGTCGTCAGCTCACACCGTCACCGTGAACATGAGGAAGAACCGCTTCTTACAGGAGAGCTTCACACGTCTGCTTCCCTTTCTGGACAGGATTGTGTTTAAAAG ACCCGGTCCCAGCTTTGTGTTGACCGCCATCAGAGAGATCTACAAAGCTCGAGCCAGTCCCGTTATACCCAGTTTACTGAGGTCGTTGGATGATGTCATCAACCTGACCTGCAGAGAGATGGACTCGGAGGACTTTGCTGCTCTGCTCTTCACCCTCACACACAGCGACCGAGTTAAACTGAACCTCACGTGGACCTTCATACCAGCAGGGGAAATAAAGTCCATCGTCTTCATGCTGGACAAAGTCTCTCATCTCAG TGTTGACAGGAATCAGCTGCTGATGTTGATCCACTGCTGCGCTGCCTCTGAGGCCCAGCAGGGGGCAGCAGCCGGCCTGCTCAGGACTGTGCAGGACCGCCTGGATCTGTCCTGCTCCTCCAGTGTGGACCTGGATCATCAGAGGGACTCTCTCAGTCTGACTGCTGAGGACTGCAGGGCCGTCTCCACCATCCTGACACACAGCAGCGGAGACACACAGCTCATCCTGCAGGACTGTGAGCTGGAGGACAGCGGCCTGGACCTGCTGTTTCCTGTCCTACACAGAGTCCGTCTCAG AGCAAGTAAAGATGTCCTCCTCCGGCTGGTGTCCCTGGTTCCTGTGGACAGTGAGAGGGACTCAGTGAGACGGGCAGTGTCCCTCCGTACAGCCCTGGATGGACAACTGGACCTCAGTCACAGCACCCTGGATCAGAGGGCCTGTGGAGCTCTGGCCCTGATGCTGGACTACAGTGACGAGCTGacagagctggacctgagtcaCTGTGGACTCACTGACCAGCTGCTGCTCTCACTCAGCGCACATCTGCACAAAGTCCACGTCCTGGA tctGAGTCACAATAACATCACTGATGCTTCAGTGGACATGTTGCTCCACCTGTCCATCGACCCGTCCACCGACACCGTGCG ACTCTTCGGGAACAACATCGTGGACCGGTCTGTCTTCAAGGAGGACAAGCGGTTTGAGATGTGGTGA
- the fam171b gene encoding protein FAM171B, which produces MPAAQRSVLPPLLLFLPLLLLIPCLDGAVRAAEEGGGLPSSSPGDNGLTIAVGDPSVTDPSAPGRLLSPSALIEEPQFALKVLVRDLVTRQALQGASVDVYVNHTLKTSAPTDEKGEVLLWVPYSPGLSLTLLGTMEGYAPSPVPWSTAKRPIFSAVTLLLLPHSQGNIWLFEDSVLITGKLPDSSSQPKVKFPKNLLTMPDKSNVSSVTAYLTVPQHHLAKDCANCTPGIISKKSLVQIIELKALAAVNVLLYSGGEELQVRGPIQISLPLGHSTRLRASDTVPAWAFNLKTGAWENQGLGIVKTVGDELVWTYTASHLGYWIAAPLPSSHDNLGHGSSFDFMSHHTYLLMGILGAMLALVVGLLSLLLCHCGRSSYREPRRGRRTRFSKLTVVKKDQTTSTHMEEGLLFRSGDNSLASCSVQCEPSSTPRHKANYNIYVEDPGSRPVAPLYENIALDRIKGPQPSSHYINSEEVARLREKSEQNRVNINSDNFFQDKLLHIYNQPVAIIQAPELFGAQEQQLSGCKSATFPRNGVDYDAHSEPASKDSYTQTLPKVPHHHSQGGSSPQQSSQDEPQPLETPPQGQGPKAAVWGRYSNLLESSVSVPGTLNEAAGMEAFSSGHGVSSELQGISERTLLELTRGKSHPRAWFVSLDGKPAAQVRHSIIELQSRRHRPPSSNDTSLDSGVDMNEPQHNTRETERDRRSIRASSLPHHSRGGRYGEDQDLSSSESGTTATCTPEDPSLRNILDGSSGAIPNIPEERDGMDTSSAQEDSESRGTPPPRRLRKVREKGKTEKRSAKHVREGRPLTKHS; this is translated from the exons ATGCCCGCCGCTCAACGCTCCGTGCTGCCGCCGCTGCTGCTCTTTCTGCCGTTGTTGCTTTTGATTCCGTGCCTGGATGGGGCGGTGAGAGCAGCGGAGGAGGGCGGCGGCCTGCCCTCCTCCTCGCCCGGGGACAATGGGCTCACCATTGCGGTCGGAGACCCGTCTGTCACCGACCCGAGCGCCCCGGGGCGACTCCTCAGCCCCTCCGCTCTGATAGAag AGCCCCAGTTTGCCCTGAAGGTGCTGGTGAGGGACCTAGTGACCCGTCAGGCGCTGCAGGGGGCTTCAGTGGACGTTTACGTAAACCACACCCTGAAGACCTCTGCCCCAACAGATGAGAAGGGTGAGGTTCTGCTCTGGGTGCCGTACAGTCCCGGCCTCAGTCTGACTCTGCTGGGCACCATGGAGGGCTACGCCCCCAGCCCCGTGCCCTGGAGCACTGCCAAGAGGCCGA TTTTCTCTGCTGTGACGTTGCTGCTGCTCCCTCACAGTCAGGGGAACATCTGGTTGTTTGAAGACTCCGTGCTCATCACAGGGAAGTTACCTG ACAGTTCATCCCAACCCAAGGTTAAGTTCCCCAAGAACCTCCTCACAATGCCTGATAAGAGCAACGTCTCCTCGGTGACAGCGTACCTGACTGTGCCACAGCACCACCTAGCAAAAGACTGTGCCAACTGCACTCCAGGCATCATCAGCAAAAAATCCT TGGTCCAAATCATCGAGCTGAAGGCGCTGGCAGCTGTCAATGTCCTACTGTACTCTGGCGGCGAGGAGCTCCAGGTTCGAGGGCCCATTCAAATCAGCCTTCCCCTGGGACACAGCACGCGCCTCAGGGCCTCCGACACCGTGCCAGCCTGGGCCTTTAACCTAAAGACAG GTGCCTGGGAAAACCAGGGTCTGGGGATTGTGAAAACAGTTGGCGATGAGCTGGTTTGGACCTACACCGCTTCCCATCTGGGCTACTGGATCGCTGCCCCTCTTCCCTCATCACATG ATAACCTGGGACATGGAAGCTCCTTTGATTTCATGTCACACCACACCTACCTGCTGATGGGAATACTGGGAGCCATGCTGGCTCTAGTGGTTGGACTTCTTTCCTTGCTGCTGTGTCACTGCGG GAGAAGTTCTTATCGAGAGCCCAGGAGGGGGCGGAGAACACGCTTTTCCAAACTCACGGTGGTAAAAAAAGACCAAACTACTTCCACCCACATGGAAGAGGGTTTGTTGTTCCGTTCTGGCGACAACAGCCTCGCTTCCTGCAGTGTCCAGTGTGAACCCTCGTCCACGCCAAGGCACAAAGCCAACTACAACATCTATGTGGAGGATCCAGGGAGTCGCCCGGTGGCTCCTCTTTATGAGAACATTGCTCTGGATCGGATCAAAGGTCCCCAGCCATCGTCTCACTACATCAACAGCGAAGAGGTGGCCCGGCTTCGGGAGAAGTCAGAGCAGAATCGGGTCAACATAAACTCTGACAACTTCTTTCAAGATAAGCTGCTTCATATTTACAACCAGCCAGTGGCTATTATTCAGGCGCCGGAGCTTTTCGGTGCTCAGGAGCAGCAACTATCAGGCTGCAAGTCTGCTACTTTCCCCCGCAATGGAGTTGACTATGATGCTCACTCAGAGCCTGCAAGTAAAGACAGCTACACCCAGACACTACCCAAAGTCCCTCACCACCACTCCCAAGGTGGGAGCAGCCCACAGCAGAGCAGCCAAGATGAGccccagcctctggagactccccCGCAAGGCCAAGGCCCTAAAGCTGCCGTGTGGGGACGCTACAGTAACCTCCTGGAATCCTCCGTCTCGGTCCCTGGGACTCTAAATGAGGCGGCTGGAATGGAGGCGTTCAGCAGTGGCCATGGTGTATCCAGCGAGCTGCAGGGGATTTCAGAGCGCACCTTGCTGGAGCTGACCCGGGGAAAGTCTCACCCCAGGGCCTGGTTTGTCTCCTTAGACGGAAAGCCAGCCGCCCAGGTCCGCCACTCCATTATCGAGCTACAGAGCCGCCGCCACCGCCCACCAAGCAGCAACGACACCAGCCTGGACTCTGGGGTGGACATGAACGAGCCTCAGCATAACACCCGCGAGACGGAGCGCGACAGGCGCTCCATCAGGGCCTCTTCCCTGCCGCACCACAGCCGAGGAGGGCGTTATGGTGAGGATCAGGACCTGAGCAGTAGTGAGAGTGGCACGACAGCCACATGTACGCCAGAGGACCCTTCCCTGAGGAACATTTTAGACGGTAGCAGCGGGGCTATTCCTAACATTCCTGAAGAGCGAGACGGGATGGATACATCCAGCGCTCAGGAGGACAGCGAGTCCAGAGGTACGCCGCCTCCGCGGCGCCTGAGGAAGGTCAGAGAGAAGGGCAAGACTGAAAAGAGGAGTGCCAAGCATGTCCGTGAGGGGAGACCCCTGACCAAGCACAGCTAG